One Cryptomeria japonica chromosome 9, Sugi_1.0, whole genome shotgun sequence genomic window carries:
- the LOC131055516 gene encoding probable carboxylesterase 18 gives MERNAENVRVLLTRRQVDQIRSSLPLRVRWLCWAVKAGVYLSQRSDGTVNRRLAAWLIWCLAPPVPANEIPKHGVYTRDAVIDHVNGVWVRLFVPVQENGDETEVLPVVVYFHGGGFCTLSAAEVGYDVFCRRLAKRRRVVVVSVDYRLAPEHKFPVAYEDCYAALLWLRNDHAENRFLPRGADVSRCFLMGESAGGNIVHHVGCRVAEGKEDLTPMNVVGHVLIQPFFGGEERTPSELALTDVPLISVDACDWSWRAFLPEGANRDHPAANVVGPGGADISAVPLPKSLVVIGGLDTLRDWQLRYFDYLKKMKKEVGLMFYENGVHGFPLMPYDLSSDFIDDISDFMQR, from the coding sequence ATGGAGAGGAATGCAGAGAATGTGAGGGTGCTTTTAACAAGAAGGCAAGTGGACCAAATTAGGAGCAGCCTTCCTCTACGCGTGCGATGGCTGTGCTGGGCTGTAAAAGCAGGCGTCTATTTATCACAGAGAAGCGACGGCACCGTTAACAGGCGTCTGGCGGCGTGGCTTATATGGTGCCTCGCTCCCCCTGTCCCCGCCAACGAGATACCCAAACATGGAGTATATACCAGAGACGCCGTTATAGACCACGTTAACGGCGTCTGGGTCCGCCTCTTTGTTCCGGTACAAGAAAACGGCGATGAAACAGAGGTGCTGCCGGTGGTGGTGTATTTTCACGGCGGGGGTTTCTGCACGTTGTCCGCTGCAGAAGTGGGCTATGATGTGTTTTGCCGGCGGCTGGCGAAACGGCGGCGTGTGGTGGTAGTCTCGGTGGATTACAGGCTGGCACCCGAACACAAGTTTCCCGTTGCTTATGAAGACTGCTACGCTGCTCTCTTGTGGCTCCGGAACGACCACGCTGAGAATCGCTTTCTGCCGCGTGGCGCTGACGTGTCACGCTGTTTTCTGATGGGGGAGAGCGCCGGAGGGAATATTGTTCACCACGTCGGATGCCGCGTGGCAGAGGGGAAGGAGGACTTGACGCCAATGAATGTCGTGGGGCATGTTTTGATACAGCCCTTTTTTGGAGGGGAGGAAAGGACGCCGTCGGAGTTGGCTTTGACGGACGTTCCGTTGATTTCTGTGGACGCCTGCGATTGGTCGTGGAGGGCGTTTTTGCCGGAGGGGGCGAACAGAGATCACCCGGCGGCGAATGTGGTGGGGCCCGGCGGCGCCGATATTTCGGCGGTTCCCTTGCCGAAGAGTTTGGTTGTGATTGGAGGGCTTGACACACTGCGAGATTGGCAGCTGCGGTATTTTGATTatctgaagaagatgaagaaggaagTTGGGCTTATGTTCTATGAAAACGGCGTTCATGGATTTCCTTTGATGCCTTATGACTTGTCTTCTGATTTCATTGATgatatctctgatttcatgcagAGATGA
- the LOC131055513 gene encoding probable carboxylesterase 18: MAEDAKIMKPEYQQGVEEIRKTLPRRVKWICWFVKQGSYFTRRSDGTVNRGLASWFLHSVPANETPDRGVYSRDAVIDPLTGVWVRLFIPVLEDDKSEKLPVVVYFHGGGFCMLSAAQENYDLFCRRLAKRRRVVVVSVEYRLAPEHKFPVAYEDCYAALLWLRNDHGESSFLPRCADVSRCFLMGESAGGNIVHHVGCRVAEGKEDLTPLKILGHVLIQPFFGGEERTPSELALTDVPLISVDACDWSWKAFLPEGANRDHPAANVVGYGGAEISAVQLPKSLVVIGGLDTLRDWQLRYFDYLKKMKKEVELLFYENGVHGFPLMPYDLSSSFLDDISDFMQR; encoded by the coding sequence ATGGCCGAGGATGCGAAGATAATGAAGCCCGAATACCAGCAAGGCGTGGAAGAAATCAGGAAAACTCTTCCCCGGCGGGTGAAATGGATATGCTGGTTCGTCAAGCAAGGCAGCTACTTTACCCGCAGAAGCGATGGCACTGTTAACCGCGGCCTTGCTTCATGGTTCCTACACTCAGTCCCCGCCAACGAGACGCCTGACCGCGGGGTATATTCCAGAGACGCCGTCATAGATCCGCTCACAGGCGTCTGGGTTCGCCTGTTTATTCCGGTACTGGAAGACGACAAATCGGAAAAGCTACCGGTAGTGGTGTATTTTCACGGCGGGGGTTTCTGCATGTTGTCCGCTGCGCAGGAGAACTATGACTTGTTTTGCCGGCGGCTGGCAAAGCGGCGGCGTGTGGTTGTGGTTTCGGTGGAGTACAGGCTGGCACCGGAACACAAGTTCCCCGTTGCTTATGAAGACTGCTATGCCGCTCTCTTGTGGCTCAGAAACGACCATGGTGAAAGCTCCTTTCTGCCACGGTGCGCTGACGTGTCACGGTGTTTTCTGATGGGGGAGAGCGCCGGAGGGAATATCGTTCACCACGTCGGATGCCGCGTGGCAGAGGGGAAGGAGGACTTGACGCCATTGAAGATCTTAGGGCATGTTTTGATACAGCCATTCTTTGGAGGTGAGGAGAGGACGCCGTCGGAGTTGGCTTTGACGGATGTTCCGTTGATTTCTGTGGACGCCTGCGATTGGTCTTGGAAGGCGTTTTTGCCGGAGGGGGCGAACAGAGATCACCCGGCGGCGAATGTGGTGGGGTACGGCGGCGCCGAAATTTCGGCGGTTCAGCTGCCGAAGAGTTTGGTTGTGATTGGAGGGCTTGATACACTGCGAGATTGGCAGCTGCGGTATTTTGATTATCTGAAGAAGATGAAAAAGGAAGTTGAACTTCTGTTCTATGAAAACGGCGTTCATGGTTTTCCGTTGATGCCTTATGACTTGTCTTCAAGTTTCCTTGATgatatctctgatttcatgcagAGATAA